GTGGCCTACACTCATGTCCGGAGGAGGGAGGAACTTGGGCGACCAGGAGCACGTTGAGCAGAGGAAGGTGAGCCGCTGGCGACAGCTGTTGGCATCCTTTTGTGTTCGCTGCGCGTTGTGTCGCAAAGCTCGACAGCGACAGGACGGTTTTGCGTTCCGGGTCGTGCTCCTCATAGAGGGACGTATTTGTCCGTTTTGTCGAGCCTACGCATCTGTGTATGGTCGCAGGGCCCACGAACCCGTTCCTGAGGGCGGAGCTTTGCTTGAATCGAATCGCGCGGGGTTGGGATGAAGGGGCTGCTGAGGAATCAGTGGTTTGTCTCAGCGCTGCTGGCGGTAGGTGCGACGCTATTGGTGCTGCTGTTTGGACGGATCCCGGTCCTTGTGCAGCTTGAGTTGCGCACGGTGGATGCACGGTTTGCCCTGAGGGGGCCGCTTGTTTTTCCCGACACGCTTGTAGCCATCGTGGCCGTGGACGACGAGGCCTTTGCCACTATCCCCGGCAAGTGGCCCTATCCTCGCTCTTACTTCGCCCGCGCAATCCGGAACCTGAAGGCGGCAGGTGCGCGCCTCATTGTGCTTGACATAGAATTCAGCGAACCGTCGACGAGCCGTCCGGAGGAGGACGCTGCTCTTGTGCAGGCGGTGCGGGAAGCCGGCAACGTGGTGGTGCCTGCAAAAGTGGTTTTTGACACAGGGCCCCAAGGCGTTGTCTCTTCCTACGTGATGAAGCCCTTCGAAGCCCTCTATGCCGCGGCCGCACGCACGGGTATCGTCAACTATGATCACGATCCGGATGGGTTCCTGCGGCGTTACCTGCTTTTTCTCCCCGCGCAGAAGAAGGTCTGGTACTCGCTCGGCGTGCAAGCGGTGAGCATGCTGCAAGGTGTGGCCCCGCATGAGATCGATGTCAGCGGGGCTGACGAATTGCGCATTGGCAACAGGCGGGTCAGGAAACACGAGTTTCAGACCATGCTCATCAACTTCCGAGGACCGGCAGGTACCTTCCCCACGTACTCTCTGGCCGATGTGTTGGATGATGCAGAATTCCAGCTCCTGGGCGATGCGGACGTGGACTACATGGAGCTCTTCAAACGCAGAGGAGCTCATGGTCAGGTGGGATTAGACTTTGGGGAAAGCCCGTTTCAAGGCAAGATCGTGCTGATGGGAGCTTCTGCCGAGGAGTTAGGGGACAATAAGCCCACACCGTTCTTTGAATTCGCCGGCAGACGGCAGAAGATGCCCGGGGTGGAGATGCACGCCAATGCCATCGACACCATGTTGCGAGGCGACTACTTGCGGACCTTGCCGCACTACGTGGAGATGGTGCTCCTTCTCTGTTTGTCCCTGGGTGCCGCGGCTATAGCGCGTCTTTTGAAACCTACGCTCGGCCTGGTGGTGATGACGCTGCTAGGAGGTTTGGTCTCTGCGGCTGGCCTCTATCTGTTCGTGAGCGCCCGGCTCATTGTCCCT
The DNA window shown above is from candidate division KSB1 bacterium and carries:
- a CDS encoding adenylate/guanylate cyclase domain-containing protein; this encodes MKGLLRNQWFVSALLAVGATLLVLLFGRIPVLVQLELRTVDARFALRGPLVFPDTLVAIVAVDDEAFATIPGKWPYPRSYFARAIRNLKAAGARLIVLDIEFSEPSTSRPEEDAALVQAVREAGNVVVPAKVVFDTGPQGVVSSYVMKPFEALYAAAARTGIVNYDHDPDGFLRRYLLFLPAQKKVWYSLGVQAVSMLQGVAPHEIDVSGADELRIGNRRVRKHEFQTMLINFRGPAGTFPTYSLADVLDDAEFQLLGDADVDYMELFKRRGAHGQVGLDFGESPFQGKIVLMGASAEELGDNKPTPFFEFAGRRQKMPGVEMHANAIDTMLRGDYLRTLPHYVEMVLLLCLSLGAAAIARLLKPTLGLVVMTLLGGLVSAAGLYLFVSARLIVPLVMPILALAVSYIANTVHLATVERRAKRFYRQTFQHYVARSIVDKMLESGELPKFGGERKVLTVLFSDIRGFTRYVEHHQPEEIVHNLSEYFTRMVNVIFRYAGTLDKFVGDQIMALFGAPYYFADHAERACRTAVDMVKELRALQKQWSDARCEYFQMGVGINTGQMIVGNLGSAQLFDYTVIGDEVNLASRLEGANKFYQTTIIIGESTYRQVGSKAIVRELDVVRVVGKRKPVRIYELRGMDSVPWIEQDLIIDAYTRGLEAYRQRQWYQALKEFRRVLRYFPSDGPSRLYTKRCLDCIQNPPGEDWDFVHDFREK